The DNA region taataaataaatatatattaaaaaaaaaaaaaacaaggcatacttaaaaaaaaaaaaagattgaagctGCTGGAGTgggcagtgtgtatgtgtttgccagcagaggctggagtgggcagtgtgtatgtgtttgccagcagaggatggggagggggaaacgATTCAAACAACATGTATCCCTGTCATTGTTTTCTGAGGAGGCTCCTAGTAGAGGGCACATTGAACAAAGACCGAGCAAAGAGGTACAGACAGCTCTTCCTTACAAGCTCATAAACATAACAGTTTCTAAAGAGCATATaggtttaaaaatactttccctGATATACTGAGAATAAAGTAGTTATTATATTAAACTAATAACTTTACAAAGGAAGTGTTATTATATTCATAAGAATTAGTTTATgcctaaatattttgtttttataggaTGTCAAATCTAAAAAAGAACAATATATGAGCAAGATATCACATGAGATGTAGAAGTTACAGGCTAAAATTTAATAAGATCAGTTCTAAGGAAGTAAATaattatatggaaaaaataagtTTCAACCAAATATATTAATCAAATATGCAAAACTTATGAATAAATAGCACATTTAGGTAggcaaaaataatgaaacaaggTCCTGAATGTTGGACcaaattttattggaaaatacTTCCAGAAATATCACAGGAGGGATGAAGGAGAAAGCTTCATGTCAGTAACATAGCAGGAGTGAAGATAGCCTGTGTGGTGGAGTCTGGATGGGGGAAACAGACCATTGTAGATGTAGAATGCTTTCAGTAAAATCCAGATGACCGGTATCTTCCATAGAAAGAAGGACGGAAGTAGCCACAGCCATAACCACCATAGCCTCCACGACTATAGCTGGAACCATAGCCATAACCCAGGCCACCAAAACCACCAAGGCCATAACCAAAGCCACCATACTAGTTGCCATAGTAGTAGCTCATTGTGACAGGGCTCGGGGATTAGGTTGGATGTTGAAGATGACTTTCTTGAGAGTAAATATCACCTGCTGCCCCCAGACTTTTGTACTCCCTCCATGTGGGTGTGGTCAACCACAACACACAAGTGTCATTCTCTTTGAAAATCCATCTTTGGTGAAAAACAGTACTATTAAGTCATAACTTTCTTATGAAAGGGAGTTTCAAAGATgcatgaaatgttttatttttcctttgaaacatttttattttccttttgtcatAACTTAAATTACATATATTCCTACAGTTAAAATATCAGCCTCCTTCACAATAGATAGATCATTTCTGGTATTTCCTGAGATCTTTGTCATTACCAGACAATATCTTCTTCATGTTTTCTTACACtcaatttttatctattttaaatatcatattttctatctcttttttgCTTTAGCTTTCAATAAATCAGGGTACCAAGTATTAAATAACCATGAATGGTTGAAACTAATCCAAAAATGGAAGACAAATTATTCagaataaaaactacatttcaGTGACTCTAATTTGTAAAGACAAACTCCATAGAAGGATATTCAAGTCACAATTGAGATAATACTTctggtattagtttcctaggactgctgtAAAAAATAACCACtcattggtattttttttcccaaaacagGAGAAATTTAAGTTCTCATAGTTCTAAAAGctggaagtctaaaatcaagataTTTACAGAGCCATACTCCCTATGAAGGCTCTGAGGAAAAATtattctttgcctcttcctagcCTCTGGTGGTCCCTGGTAATTCTTAGCATCTCTTGTCTTGCTGCtacatcattccaatctctgcctcaaTCATCACAGGGCCTTCATCCCatcttgcatgtgtgtgtgttcatgtgtgtgtgtgtgtgtgtgtgtgtgtgtgtgtctaaatctctgtcttcttataagaacaccagaaATTAGATCTGAGGCCCATCCTAATCTGGTATAAACTCATCTTAACCTGATTACATCTGTGaagaccctctttccaaataagctCACATTCACAGGTTAGAACTTTACGATTTCTTTTTAGGAGACATAATTCAGCTCCTAACACTGCCTTTTTGATGAAACATACATCTTTTGTCAGattgtattttgaaaattaagctaAATTGAGATGAGTTTTCAGAAAATCACCTTCCTATATAGTTATAGGTTAGTTAGGGTGGAAAGAAATATTTTGCATGAGATTTGGAAGGCAGGAAATTAAACTAAAGCTTAATCTCTCAGCCCTCCCTTTTGTGAGACAGGAAAACTACAGGGGAGTTGAGTGAGAGGGATGCCCTTTTCCCAGGGCTCGGAGACAAGGCTCTGCTCATTCCCCTTGAGTTGAGACCTTTCCAGTTATGGGAAAGACTCTGGGTATCTTTCACAAAGCTTGCTCTTCTTCTCCCACTGCCAGAGCAAAGAAGGGATCTTTCTCAAATTTTCATGGTGTGAACCTGGTAGAGTTCCTGTAGATAAAGCCCATAAAAGTGTGGGCCCCTCTAAGACAAAAGCCCCTTAGAGTTTCTCACTTTTGCACGAATCCATACTCAGCCCCTAGTAACTTGTCACAATGAGAGTTTGAGTATTTGTAACAGTTTATGACTCCAGAGGCTTCTTCTGTTGGTAAGCAAATCTCAGCTGTGACTACAGATTCCCCCATTTCTCCAGATTTTAGGAGTGGTTTGTCCTGAAAACTCAGTTTTCTGCTAGATTCTAGAAAAGTCATTGATCTTTAGTTTGTGCAGCTTTATCTTGTTGTAAAGACCAGAGTGACAATGTCCAAGCTCTTGCCATGTCAGAGCTAAAACAAGAAGTCcgaaatttttatttaatggaaaatagagcagttatttcattatttaaagaaGGGAAGACTTTAAAGTTTAGGTTACACACAGAAAGGAGTACAGGTGAAATGAAGATTCATTCAATCAAATGATAAGTTTGATTGAATACCTGGAATATTAAAGTTATTTCACTTTGCTTTGTACAAAGTATATGATAAAAGAGAAAGATATAAATGGCCACTCATGGTCTTAGAAAGCCTGCCCTTTAGCTGTGGTCTAAAAATATCTGTGTCTTGTGTGTCTATGATTTTCTGAGTATTGTAGCCTGGAGGCAGGGCTGAGGGTGAGGAATAGATTGAGCCACATGAGAGAGTAtagagaaatgtaaaatgaaaggTAGCGACTCCTATTTCTAAAGCAACTTAAAAGAGCTTAAGATTTCCATGGGCTAGGTTCATTCATCAAAGAATTCTGGAAAAGGTGGGGCACACTGGATGTGAAGGATGTGTAAGATTCATTGAACATCAAAGAGAGACAGAAACTAGAAAGAGGCAATGACTTTAGCTAAAGCTCTGAGGCAAGACTTAACCACATATATCCTCGATGTGCATGTGTAGGTCAGTGTATCTGGAGCAGAGTTTATATACAGACTAATTAAATTTGGGAGGTACACAGATTACAGTGCAAGAAGGGTctggacagagaaagataaatactgtatgatctcacttatatgtggaatctaaaagagcagaattcagagaaacagaatagaatggtggttaccagagactGGGGGCtggaaaaaaatggggaaatgttGTTCAAAGGGTACAAGCCTCcacttataagatgaataagttctggggatctaatgtaaaacgtgggtatagttaacaatattgtcaCATACTTGAGAGTTGCTATAAGGGTAAATCTTAAATG from Phocoena phocoena chromosome 4, mPhoPho1.1, whole genome shotgun sequence includes:
- the LOC136122925 gene encoding LOW QUALITY PROTEIN: keratin-associated protein 19-9b-like (The sequence of the model RefSeq protein was modified relative to this genomic sequence to represent the inferred CDS: substituted 1 base at 1 genomic stop codon), which translates into the protein MSYYYGNXYGGFGYGLGGFGGLGYGYGSSYSRGGYGGYGCGYFRPSFYGRYRSSGFY